TGAACGACGCCGTGCTGGAGCAGCAGGGGAAGGGCCGGGAGATCCGGCCGGAGTGCTCTGCCGATCTGACGGTGGCGGCGTACATCCCGGAGCGGTATGTCCCCTCCGACCGGCAGCGGATGGACCTGTACCGGCGCATTGCCGCCCTACGGGATAACGATGCGGCGGCGGACCTCATCGACGAGCTGACGGACCGCTACGGCGACCCGCCCCGACCGGTGACGGCGCTGCTGGATGTGGCGCTGCTGCGGGCGGCAGCCGCCGACACCGGGGTGACGGATATTACCCAGAAGGGCCAGACGCTGCTGCTGAGCCTGGGCCAGCGGATGGACGTCCCCAGTCTCATGGCGGTATGCACTCTGCCTGCCTACCGCAGCCGCCTGCTGCTGTCGGCGGGGGAGCATCCCAAGCTGACGCTGCACCTGAAGCCCGGCGAGGAGGCGCTGGACGCCGCCGGGCATCTGGTGGAGGCACTGTCTCTCAAACGCAAGGAAATTTCGGGCGAAACGCCCGCAGAAGGAGGAACCCTATGAAACGTTTTGCTGCGATGCTGGTGGTCTCGGTGCTGATGGTGCTGTGGATCGCCTCCGGCGACCGGATGAGCGCCGGCCAACGAACGGACGGCCTTTATTACGAGGTCACCGGCATCCATCCGGACGCCGTGCTGATGCGCATCAACGGCGAGGACATCTCGGCGGAGGAGTACCTGTACTGGCTGGCCTATGACTGTGAGTACCTGACCTCCTATGTGCCGAATCTGGATTTCAGCGCCGAGGTGTCGGACGGCATGACCTACGGCTCCTATGCCAAGGCCGACGCCGTGGAGACGGTGAAGCTCTATGCCCTGCTGCGGCAGTGGGCCAAGCAGTACAATGTATCGCTGACGGAGGAGGACGAGGCCCGGCTTCAGCAGCAGCGGCAGCAGTATGTCACCTACTACGGCGGTGAGGAGGGCTATCAGCAGCAGCTGCAGCTGCTGGGCATCAGCGAGGATACCTTCGACAGCATCAACCGGATGTACCTGCTGTATGCACGGATTCACGACCTGTATACCGCCGACGGCAGCGCCATGCACCCCACGCAGGAGGCCATCGACGCCTTCGCTCAGGAAAAGGGCTATGTGACGGTGAAGCTGCTGTACTGGCCCGCCTCCGGCGGTGAGAACTCTCAGGCGCAGGCACAGGACTTCGCCGCCCGGCTGTCCACCGCCGAGGATAAGGACGCCCTGTATGCGGAGATGGCCCAGCAGTTGGGCATCGAGGCCGGGGACACCGGCCGGACCTTCAGCGCCGAGACGCTGGGGGATACCCTGTCCGCCGCCTTCTCTGCGCTGGAGCCGGGACAGGTCA
The genomic region above belongs to Vescimonas coprocola and contains:
- a CDS encoding peptidyl-prolyl cis-trans isomerase, producing MKRFAAMLVVSVLMVLWIASGDRMSAGQRTDGLYYEVTGIHPDAVLMRINGEDISAEEYLYWLAYDCEYLTSYVPNLDFSAEVSDGMTYGSYAKADAVETVKLYALLRQWAKQYNVSLTEEDEARLQQQRQQYVTYYGGEEGYQQQLQLLGISEDTFDSINRMYLLYARIHDLYTADGSAMHPTQEAIDAFAQEKGYVTVKLLYWPASGGENSQAQAQDFAARLSTAEDKDALYAEMAQQLGIEAGDTGRTFSAETLGDTLSAAFSALEPGQVSDVIATDEGWYVAIGQTLDEGSVLDEMFTENVTQARSELTVEYNQGLYDKLDAGDFYSRLTARQSELSSQFSSGSADPGTDSGTGSSTDSDNSGEKEGGSTGSGD